In the genome of Streptomyces sp. V2I9, one region contains:
- a CDS encoding polyribonucleotide nucleotidyltransferase, with translation MENETHYAEAVIDNGTFGTRTIRFETGRLAKQAAGSAVAYLDDDTMVLSATTASKRPKDNLDFFPLTVDVEERQYAAGKIPGSFFRREGRPSEDAILTCRLIDRPLRPSFKKGLRNEIQIVETIMALNPDHLYDVVAINAASCSTQLAGLPFSGPIGATRVALIKGQWVAFPTHTELEDAVFDMVVAGRVLDDGDVAIMMVEAEATEKTIQLVKDGAEAPTEEIVAAGLEAAKPFIKALCKAQSDLASKAAKPVGDFPVFLDYQDDVLDALAKAVTPQLKQALTIAGKQERETELDRVKEIAAEKLLPEFEGREKEISAAYRALTKQLVRERVIKDKVRIDGRGVTDIRTLAAEVEAIPRVHGSALFERGETQILGVTTLNMLRMEQQLDTLSPVTRKRYMHNYNFPPYSVGETGRVGSPKRREIGHGALAERAIVPVLPTREEFPYAIRQVSEALGSNGSTSMGSVCASTMSLLNAGVPLKAAVAGIAMGLISQEIDGKTHYVALTDILGAEDAFGDMDFKVAGTKQFVTALQLDTKLDGIPASVLAAALKQARDARLHILDVMNEAIDVPDEMSPNAPRIITVKIPVDKIGEVIGPKGKMINQIQEDTGADITIEDDGTIYIGAQQGSQAEAARATINAIANPTMPEVGERYLGTVVKTTTFGAFVSLMPGKDGLLHISQIRKLAGGKRVENVEDVLGVGAKVQVEIAEIDSRGKLSLIPVIEGEEDEKKDDTDQ, from the coding sequence GTGGAGAACGAGACCCACTACGCCGAGGCCGTCATCGACAACGGAACCTTCGGCACCCGCACCATCCGCTTCGAGACGGGCCGCCTGGCCAAGCAGGCCGCCGGCTCCGCCGTCGCGTACCTGGACGACGACACCATGGTGCTGTCGGCCACCACCGCCTCCAAGCGGCCCAAGGACAACCTCGACTTCTTCCCCCTCACGGTGGACGTCGAGGAGCGGCAGTACGCGGCCGGCAAGATCCCCGGCTCCTTCTTCCGCCGGGAGGGCCGTCCCTCCGAGGACGCGATCCTCACCTGCCGCCTGATCGACCGCCCGCTGCGCCCCTCCTTCAAGAAGGGCCTGCGCAACGAGATCCAGATCGTCGAGACGATCATGGCGCTCAACCCCGACCACCTGTACGACGTGGTCGCGATCAACGCCGCCTCCTGCTCCACCCAGCTCGCGGGCCTGCCCTTCTCCGGCCCGATCGGCGCCACCCGCGTCGCCCTGATCAAGGGCCAGTGGGTCGCCTTCCCGACGCACACCGAGCTCGAGGACGCCGTCTTCGACATGGTCGTCGCCGGTCGCGTCCTGGACGACGGCGACGTCGCGATCATGATGGTCGAGGCCGAGGCCACCGAGAAGACCATCCAGCTCGTCAAGGACGGCGCCGAGGCTCCCACCGAGGAGATCGTCGCCGCCGGTCTGGAAGCGGCGAAGCCCTTCATCAAGGCCCTCTGCAAGGCGCAGTCGGACCTGGCGTCCAAGGCCGCCAAGCCCGTCGGCGACTTCCCGGTCTTCCTGGACTACCAGGACGACGTCCTCGACGCCCTCGCCAAGGCCGTCACGCCCCAGCTGAAGCAGGCGCTCACCATCGCCGGCAAGCAGGAGCGCGAGACCGAGCTGGACCGCGTCAAGGAGATCGCCGCCGAGAAGCTCCTCCCGGAGTTCGAGGGCCGCGAGAAGGAGATCTCCGCCGCCTACCGCGCGCTGACCAAGCAGCTGGTCCGCGAGCGCGTCATCAAGGACAAGGTCCGCATCGACGGCCGCGGCGTCACGGACATCCGTACGCTCGCCGCCGAGGTCGAGGCCATCCCGCGCGTGCACGGCTCGGCGCTCTTCGAGCGTGGCGAGACCCAGATCCTGGGCGTCACCACCCTCAACATGCTCCGCATGGAGCAGCAGCTGGACACCCTCTCCCCGGTGACCCGCAAGCGCTACATGCACAACTACAACTTCCCGCCGTACTCCGTCGGCGAGACCGGCCGCGTGGGCTCGCCCAAGCGCCGCGAGATCGGCCACGGAGCGCTCGCCGAGCGCGCCATCGTGCCGGTCCTCCCGACGCGCGAGGAGTTCCCCTACGCGATCCGCCAGGTCTCCGAGGCGCTGGGCTCCAACGGCTCGACGTCCATGGGCTCGGTCTGCGCCTCCACCATGTCGCTGCTGAACGCCGGTGTGCCCCTCAAGGCCGCCGTCGCCGGTATCGCCATGGGTCTGATCTCGCAGGAGATCGACGGCAAGACCCACTACGTCGCCCTCACCGACATCCTCGGTGCGGAGGACGCCTTCGGCGACATGGACTTCAAGGTCGCCGGCACCAAGCAGTTCGTGACCGCGCTCCAGCTCGACACCAAGCTCGACGGCATTCCCGCCTCGGTCCTGGCCGCCGCGCTGAAGCAGGCCCGTGACGCCCGTCTGCACATCCTGGACGTCATGAACGAGGCCATCGACGTCCCGGACGAGATGTCCCCGAACGCCCCCCGGATCATCACCGTCAAGATCCCGGTGGACAAGATCGGTGAGGTCATCGGCCCCAAGGGCAAGATGATCAACCAGATCCAGGAGGACACCGGCGCCGACATCACGATCGAGGACGACGGCACGATCTACATCGGCGCGCAGCAGGGCTCGCAGGCCGAGGCCGCCCGCGCCACGATCAACGCCATCGCCAACCCGACCATGCCGGAGGTCGGCGAGCGTTACCTGGGCACGGTCGTCAAGACCACCACCTTCGGTGCGTTCGTCTCGCTCATGCCGGGCAAGGACGGTCTGCTGCACATCTCGCAGATCCGCAAGCTCGCCGGCGGCAAGCGCGTCGAGAACGTCGAGGACGTGCTCGGCGTCGGCGCCAAGGTCCAGGTCGAGATCGCCGAGATCGACTCCCGCGGCAAGCTCTCCCTCATCCCCGTCATCGAGGGCGAAGAGGACGAGAAGAAGGACGACACCGACCAGTGA
- the dapB gene encoding 4-hydroxy-tetrahydrodipicolinate reductase, giving the protein MSKLRVAVLGARGRIGSEAVRAVEAADDLELVAALGRGDKLEALADAGAQVAVELTTPASVMGNLDFCVRHGIHAVVGTTGWTDERLAQLTTWLDGSPETGVLIAPNFSIGAVLTMKFAEQAARYFESVEVVELHHPNKADAPSGTATRTAQLIAAARARAGSAPQPDATVTALDGARGADVDGVPVHAIRLRGLLAHQEVLLGGEGETLTIRHDSLHHSSFMPGVLLGVRRVVTTPGLTFGLEHFLDLN; this is encoded by the coding sequence ATGAGCAAGCTGCGCGTAGCCGTTCTCGGCGCCCGGGGCCGGATCGGCTCCGAGGCCGTACGGGCCGTCGAGGCCGCCGACGACCTGGAACTGGTGGCGGCCCTGGGCCGGGGCGACAAGCTGGAGGCCCTCGCCGACGCGGGCGCCCAGGTCGCCGTCGAGCTGACCACCCCCGCGTCGGTCATGGGCAATCTCGACTTCTGCGTCCGGCACGGCATCCACGCCGTCGTCGGCACCACGGGCTGGACCGACGAACGGCTCGCGCAGCTCACCACCTGGCTGGACGGCTCCCCGGAGACCGGTGTCCTGATCGCCCCGAACTTCTCCATCGGCGCGGTCCTGACCATGAAGTTCGCGGAGCAGGCCGCCCGGTACTTCGAGTCCGTCGAGGTCGTCGAGCTGCACCACCCGAACAAGGCCGACGCCCCCTCCGGCACCGCCACCCGCACCGCCCAGCTGATCGCGGCCGCCCGCGCGCGGGCCGGCAGCGCCCCCCAGCCGGACGCCACCGTCACCGCCCTGGACGGCGCGCGCGGCGCGGACGTGGACGGCGTCCCCGTCCACGCGATCCGTCTCCGGGGCCTGCTGGCCCACCAGGAAGTGCTGCTCGGCGGCGAGGGCGAGACCCTCACCATCCGCCACGACTCCCTCCACCACAGCAGCTTCATGCCGGGCGTCCTGCTCGGGGTGCGCCGCGTGGTGACCACTCCCGGCCTCACGTTCGGCCTGGAACACTTCCTCGACCTGAACTGA
- the eccD gene encoding type VII secretion integral membrane protein EccD, whose product MTTTAQAAATGLGRQSHGTPSGSATGFCRVTVVAPDSRVDVALPEDIPIADLYPEVLRLSGQSPAPGAPVGYHLVRRDGTVLDSARTLAGHRILDGELLSMRPFSESLPPAVFDDVSDAVATAVAKDRTLWGDALMRGAGLFGGSVLLALLGFVLWTADPLHDMHGLPGILAAVVALLLLAFACVRARVYEDRASSIALGTGALVNAAVAGSGLLPLSAGQGIGRLQFLLACAAVLVVAVILMIVAPAGDGPFVAFVFASAIGLVVTFVAILSGLEPIEAAAVCSPLAVGALAFLPGLSTRFARLPIGFEPPRTTVGDYGTSEPAPSGPVDAARLAAQARRGHELLLGLVGGCALVAVAASAVLGFSDNVWGQLLALATGIAMLMRAHLFRYTAQVGCALAAGLASLVLLGLGLSLNPPAAMVRDALRGDGAALDIRTVWLAAAVAGVAVLITAIGLIVPRKGVTPFWGRFLEIAETAVLLTLLPLCLAVFDVYRSIRALTS is encoded by the coding sequence GTGACCACGACGGCCCAAGCGGCAGCCACCGGACTTGGACGGCAGAGCCACGGAACACCGTCCGGGAGCGCCACCGGATTCTGCCGGGTCACGGTCGTCGCGCCCGACAGCCGTGTCGACGTGGCCCTGCCCGAGGACATTCCCATCGCGGACCTGTACCCCGAGGTCCTCCGGCTCTCCGGACAGAGCCCCGCCCCCGGCGCACCCGTCGGCTACCACCTCGTACGCCGCGACGGCACCGTCCTGGACAGCGCGCGCACGCTCGCCGGGCACCGCATCCTCGACGGCGAGCTGCTGTCGATGCGGCCCTTCTCCGAATCGCTGCCCCCCGCCGTCTTCGACGACGTCTCGGACGCCGTCGCCACCGCCGTGGCCAAGGACCGCACGCTCTGGGGCGACGCGCTCATGCGCGGCGCCGGCCTCTTCGGCGGCTCCGTCCTGCTGGCCCTGCTCGGCTTCGTGCTGTGGACCGCCGACCCGCTCCACGACATGCACGGACTGCCCGGCATCCTGGCCGCCGTCGTCGCCCTCCTCCTGCTCGCCTTCGCCTGTGTGCGCGCCCGCGTGTACGAGGACCGGGCCTCGTCGATCGCGCTCGGCACCGGCGCCCTGGTCAACGCGGCGGTGGCCGGCTCCGGACTGCTGCCCCTGAGCGCCGGGCAGGGCATCGGACGGCTCCAGTTCCTGCTCGCCTGCGCCGCCGTCCTCGTGGTGGCGGTCATTCTGATGATCGTCGCGCCCGCCGGCGACGGGCCGTTCGTCGCGTTCGTCTTCGCGAGCGCCATCGGCCTCGTGGTCACCTTCGTCGCCATCCTGAGCGGCCTGGAGCCGATCGAGGCCGCCGCCGTCTGCTCCCCGCTGGCCGTGGGGGCCCTCGCCTTCCTGCCGGGACTCTCCACCCGCTTCGCCCGGCTCCCCATCGGCTTCGAACCGCCCCGTACCACCGTCGGCGACTACGGCACCTCCGAGCCCGCGCCCTCCGGCCCGGTGGACGCCGCCCGCCTCGCCGCCCAGGCGCGGCGCGGCCACGAACTGCTCCTCGGCCTGGTCGGCGGCTGCGCCCTGGTCGCCGTGGCTGCCTCCGCCGTCCTCGGCTTCTCCGACAACGTCTGGGGCCAGCTGCTCGCCCTGGCCACCGGCATCGCCATGCTGATGCGCGCCCACCTGTTCCGCTACACCGCCCAGGTCGGCTGCGCGCTCGCCGCCGGCCTCGCCTCCCTGGTCCTCCTCGGCCTCGGCCTGTCCCTCAACCCGCCGGCCGCGATGGTCCGCGACGCCCTGCGCGGCGACGGCGCCGCCCTCGACATCCGTACGGTCTGGCTCGCCGCCGCGGTCGCGGGCGTCGCCGTCCTGATCACCGCCATCGGCCTGATCGTGCCGCGCAAGGGGGTGACCCCGTTCTGGGGCCGCTTCCTGGAGATCGCCGAGACGGCCGTCCTGCTGACCCTGCTCCCGCTCTGCCTCGCCGTCTTCGACGTCTACCGCTCGATCCGCGCCCTCACCAGCTGA
- a CDS encoding WXG100 family type VII secretion target: MADQKVSDAALLKLEGDLTIKFESVKSQLKSLHATIDNLEGKWQGIGANHFNVKQTEINNRMVSLGKQLLSFQEAIKAARTISGDNEDEIRQALQGVDVVEGYTPPKSSLNDF, from the coding sequence ATGGCAGACCAGAAGGTCTCAGATGCCGCGCTCCTGAAGCTGGAGGGTGACCTCACCATCAAGTTCGAGTCGGTGAAGAGCCAGCTCAAGAGCCTCCACGCGACGATCGACAACCTCGAAGGCAAGTGGCAGGGCATCGGCGCCAACCACTTCAACGTGAAGCAGACCGAGATCAACAACCGCATGGTCAGCCTGGGCAAGCAGCTCCTCAGCTTCCAGGAGGCCATCAAGGCGGCCCGTACCATCTCGGGCGACAACGAGGACGAGATCCGCCAGGCGCTCCAGGGCGTGGATGTCGTGGAGGGCTACACGCCCCCGAAGTCCAGCCTGAACGACTTCTGA
- a CDS encoding WXG100 family type VII secretion target, translated as MAHNDGTTVVTYASLDLASGEIKKQAANLAQDLKEISSMIAKVSELWEGEAKQAYTTAQTRWNADATAIQSNLNEIARKVAEAAPIYRGGDKRAAANF; from the coding sequence ATGGCACACAACGACGGTACGACGGTCGTCACTTACGCGAGCCTTGATCTCGCGTCCGGTGAGATCAAGAAGCAGGCCGCGAATCTCGCTCAGGACCTCAAGGAGATCAGCAGCATGATCGCCAAGGTCTCGGAGCTGTGGGAGGGCGAGGCGAAGCAGGCCTACACCACCGCTCAGACCAGGTGGAACGCGGACGCCACCGCGATCCAGTCCAACCTGAACGAGATCGCTCGCAAGGTCGCCGAGGCCGCGCCGATCTACCGCGGCGGCGACAAGCGCGCGGCGGCGAACTTCTGA
- the rpsO gene encoding 30S ribosomal protein S15: MPLDAATKKQIMSDFAQKEGDTGSPEVQVAMLSRRISDLTEHLKTHKHDHHSRRGLLILVGQRRRLLQYLAKKDIQRFRALVDRLGIRRGAAGGAK; the protein is encoded by the coding sequence GTGCCGCTCGACGCCGCTACGAAGAAGCAGATCATGTCCGACTTCGCGCAGAAGGAGGGTGACACCGGATCCCCCGAGGTCCAGGTCGCCATGCTCTCCCGCCGCATCTCGGACCTGACGGAGCACCTCAAGACGCACAAGCACGACCACCACTCCCGTCGTGGTCTGCTGATCCTGGTCGGCCAGCGTCGCCGCCTCCTGCAGTACCTGGCCAAGAAGGACATCCAGCGCTTCCGTGCGCTCGTCGACCGCCTCGGCATCCGCCGCGGTGCGGCCGGCGGCGCCAAGTAA
- the eccCa gene encoding type VII secretion protein EccCa, protein MSQIVVKRPPRALPTEVPVEQVQLQPPPELPRGQQEGALMQLLPMLGMGGSVVFFFMTPNPIMRIMGMIMIASTLAMAIAMLVRYRRGTQGELADLRRDYLKYLTQTRRTVLRTARKQRDAQFYLHPSPEQLWALVAEGSRVWERRAGDADFAQVRIGLGSQELATPLVAPETAPVDELEPLAAGAMQQFLATHSTLDGLPMAVSLRAFYHLTVSGDAESARSAARAMVGGLASLHSPEDLVIAVAAGAEAAPRWEWAKWLPHAQAQGPADGAGTRRLITTGLPALEDLLAGRLEGRPRFQPGGQPLVEQPHVVVVLDGESVPPMSVLASAEGLQGVTVIEIVPGEVTGARGGLSIVVQPASLRLESGQGLVYDGVPDLLSLEAAEALARQLAPLHMATGGDDDEPLLANLEFTDLLNLGDAASVDVGRTWRPRSQAERLRVPIGVGEDGSPVMLDLKEAAQEGMGPHGLCVGATGSGKSELLRTLVLGLAVTHTSETLNFVLADFKGGATFAGMAQMPHVAAVITNLADDLTLVDRMGDSISGELNRRQEMLRDAGNYANIHDYEKARAAGAPLQPIPSLVLVIDEFSELLTAKPDFIDMFVQIGRIGRSLGVHLLLASQRLEEGRLRGLETYLSYRVGLRTFSAAESRAAIGVPDAYHLPNVPGSGLLKFGTEEMVRFKAAYVSGVYRSGGQRAAAPGAPLPVDRRPVPFTAAPVPVQYVRPAAQVGGVPEQRSAEDDALADTVLDVIVRRLEGRGASAHQVWLPPLDNPPSLDELLPGLSPVQGRGLTQPDFEGSGRLVVPLGVVDKPFEQRRDTLYRDFSGAAGHMQITGGPQSGKSTLLRTLIAGFALTHTPQEVQFYGLDFGGGGLSSIAGLPHVGGVASRLDPERVRRTVAEVYGILARREEYFRSAGIDSIATFRRMRARGEISVTDQPWGDVFLVIDGWGSFRTDYEALETAATDIAARGLGYGIHLIVTASRSMEVRASLKDHLMNRLELRLGDVMDSELDRKVAANVPAGVPGRGLTPEKLHFMAAVPRIDGINSDSDLSEATAAMNQEVTRHWTAAPAPAVRLLPRALPAAELPPGHAVPQRGVAFGIDENNLEPVFLNFEQDPFFLAFGEAESGKSNLLRLLIKQLTERYDGNTCKLFVIDNRRSLLDVTPASHLAEYIPMSNNMDHHMAALHDLMKRRTPAADVTAQELREQSWWQGPHVYVVIDDFDLVATSSGNPLSAITEMLPFARDVGVRFIIARSTAGASRALYDPFLQRMIELGAQGVMLSGDPNEGDILGNVRPRPMPPGRGIFVTRRRGNPLVQTGLVAE, encoded by the coding sequence GTGAGCCAGATCGTCGTCAAGCGCCCACCGCGGGCCCTGCCCACCGAAGTGCCGGTCGAGCAGGTGCAGTTGCAACCTCCGCCGGAACTCCCCCGAGGCCAGCAGGAGGGGGCGCTGATGCAGCTCCTGCCGATGCTGGGCATGGGTGGTTCCGTCGTCTTCTTCTTCATGACGCCCAACCCGATCATGCGCATCATGGGCATGATCATGATCGCCTCGACGCTCGCCATGGCCATCGCGATGCTCGTACGGTACCGGCGGGGCACCCAGGGGGAGCTGGCGGATCTGCGCCGCGACTACCTCAAGTACCTGACGCAGACCCGTCGTACGGTGCTGAGGACGGCGCGCAAGCAGCGCGACGCGCAGTTCTACCTCCACCCCTCCCCCGAGCAGTTGTGGGCGCTCGTCGCCGAGGGCAGCCGGGTCTGGGAACGGCGTGCGGGGGACGCGGACTTCGCACAGGTGCGGATCGGGCTGGGCAGCCAGGAGTTGGCGACGCCGCTCGTCGCGCCCGAGACGGCGCCGGTGGACGAGCTGGAGCCGCTGGCCGCCGGGGCGATGCAGCAGTTCCTGGCGACGCACTCCACCCTGGACGGACTGCCCATGGCCGTCTCGCTGCGCGCGTTCTACCACCTGACGGTCAGCGGTGACGCGGAGTCGGCGCGCTCGGCGGCGCGGGCGATGGTGGGCGGGCTGGCCTCCCTGCACTCCCCCGAGGACCTGGTGATCGCGGTCGCGGCCGGTGCCGAGGCGGCGCCGCGGTGGGAGTGGGCGAAGTGGCTCCCGCACGCGCAGGCGCAGGGTCCCGCCGACGGGGCGGGGACCAGGCGGTTGATCACCACCGGCCTGCCGGCGTTGGAGGACCTGCTGGCGGGGCGGCTGGAGGGCAGGCCCCGCTTCCAGCCCGGTGGCCAGCCGCTGGTGGAACAGCCGCATGTCGTCGTGGTCCTGGACGGTGAGTCGGTGCCGCCCATGTCGGTGCTCGCGTCGGCGGAGGGCCTGCAGGGCGTGACGGTCATCGAGATCGTGCCGGGCGAGGTCACCGGGGCGCGCGGGGGCCTGTCCATCGTGGTGCAGCCGGCGTCGCTGCGATTGGAGTCGGGCCAGGGGCTCGTCTACGACGGGGTTCCGGACCTGCTGAGCCTCGAGGCCGCCGAGGCGCTCGCCCGCCAGTTGGCCCCGCTGCACATGGCGACGGGCGGGGATGACGACGAACCCCTGCTGGCCAACCTGGAGTTCACGGACCTGCTGAACCTGGGGGACGCCGCCTCGGTCGACGTGGGCCGGACCTGGCGGCCGCGGTCCCAGGCGGAGCGGCTGCGGGTGCCGATCGGTGTGGGCGAGGACGGTTCGCCCGTGATGCTGGACCTGAAGGAGGCGGCCCAGGAGGGTATGGGACCGCACGGACTCTGCGTGGGCGCCACGGGTTCCGGCAAGTCGGAGCTGCTGCGCACCCTGGTGCTGGGTCTCGCCGTCACCCACACCTCCGAGACGCTGAACTTCGTTCTCGCCGACTTCAAGGGCGGCGCGACCTTCGCCGGAATGGCGCAGATGCCGCACGTGGCGGCGGTGATCACCAACCTGGCGGACGACCTGACGCTGGTCGACCGCATGGGCGACTCCATCAGCGGTGAGCTCAACCGCCGGCAGGAGATGCTGCGCGACGCGGGCAACTACGCCAACATCCACGACTACGAGAAGGCGCGCGCGGCCGGTGCGCCGTTGCAGCCGATCCCCTCACTCGTCCTGGTCATCGACGAGTTCAGCGAACTCCTCACCGCCAAACCGGACTTCATCGACATGTTCGTCCAGATCGGCCGTATCGGCCGTTCGCTGGGCGTGCACCTGCTGCTGGCGTCGCAGCGGCTGGAGGAGGGGCGGCTGCGCGGCCTGGAGACGTATCTGTCGTACCGGGTGGGTCTGCGGACGTTCTCGGCGGCGGAGTCGCGGGCCGCGATCGGCGTGCCCGACGCGTACCACCTGCCGAACGTGCCGGGTTCGGGGCTGCTGAAGTTCGGTACGGAGGAGATGGTCCGGTTCAAGGCGGCGTACGTCTCCGGGGTGTACCGCTCCGGTGGGCAGCGGGCCGCCGCGCCGGGCGCCCCGCTGCCGGTGGACCGCAGGCCGGTTCCGTTCACGGCCGCGCCGGTCCCCGTCCAGTACGTGCGGCCGGCGGCGCAGGTCGGAGGCGTACCGGAGCAGCGTTCGGCGGAGGACGACGCGCTGGCGGACACGGTGCTCGATGTGATCGTGCGCCGGCTGGAGGGCCGCGGGGCCTCGGCGCACCAGGTGTGGCTGCCGCCGCTGGACAACCCGCCGTCGCTGGACGAGCTGCTGCCGGGGCTCTCCCCGGTGCAGGGCCGGGGGCTGACGCAGCCGGATTTCGAAGGCTCGGGTCGGCTGGTCGTGCCGCTGGGCGTGGTCGACAAGCCGTTCGAGCAGCGGCGCGACACCCTGTACCGGGACTTCTCCGGCGCCGCCGGCCACATGCAGATCACGGGCGGCCCGCAGTCGGGGAAGTCGACGCTGCTGCGGACGCTCATCGCCGGTTTCGCGCTCACGCACACCCCGCAGGAGGTCCAGTTCTACGGGCTCGACTTCGGCGGCGGCGGTCTGTCCTCGATCGCGGGTCTGCCGCACGTCGGCGGTGTGGCGTCCCGGCTCGACCCCGAGCGGGTGCGCCGCACGGTCGCCGAGGTGTACGGCATCCTGGCGCGGCGCGAGGAGTACTTCCGCAGCGCCGGCATCGACTCCATCGCCACGTTCCGCAGGATGCGGGCGCGCGGTGAGATCTCGGTGACGGACCAGCCGTGGGGCGACGTGTTCCTGGTGATCGACGGATGGGGCAGCTTCCGTACGGATTACGAGGCGCTGGAGACGGCGGCGACGGACATCGCGGCGCGTGGTCTGGGGTACGGCATCCACCTGATCGTCACGGCGTCGCGCTCCATGGAGGTACGGGCCAGCCTGAAGGACCACCTGATGAACCGCCTGGAGCTGCGGCTCGGCGACGTCATGGACTCCGAGCTGGACCGCAAGGTGGCCGCCAACGTGCCGGCCGGGGTGCCGGGCCGCGGTCTGACCCCGGAGAAGCTGCACTTCATGGCGGCGGTGCCGAGGATCGACGGCATCAACTCCGACAGCGACCTGTCCGAGGCGACCGCGGCGATGAACCAGGAGGTCACCCGCCACTGGACGGCCGCGCCCGCCCCGGCGGTACGTCTGCTGCCGCGCGCGCTTCCGGCGGCCGAACTCCCGCCGGGTCACGCGGTTCCCCAGCGCGGTGTCGCCTTCGGCATCGACGAGAACAACCTGGAGCCGGTGTTCCTGAACTTCGAGCAGGACCCGTTCTTCCTGGCGTTCGGCGAGGCCGAGTCGGGGAAGTCCAACCTGCTGCGGCTGCTCATCAAGCAGCTGACGGAGCGGTACGACGGCAACACCTGCAAGCTGTTCGTCATCGACAACCGGCGATCGCTGCTGGACGTGACCCCCGCCTCGCACCTGGCGGAGTACATCCCGATGTCCAACAACATGGACCATCACATGGCGGCGCTGCACGACCTGATGAAGCGCCGCACGCCGGCCGCCGACGTCACGGCACAGGAGCTGCGCGAGCAGAGCTGGTGGCAGGGCCCCCACGTGTACGTCGTCATCGACGACTTCGACCTGGTCGCCACGTCGAGCGGCAACCCGCTGTCGGCGATCACGGAGATGCTGCCGTTCGCCCGTGACGTGGGCGTCCGCTTCATCATCGCCCGCAGCACGGCGGGGGCGAGCCGCGCGCTGTACGACCCCTTCCTCCAGCGCATGATCGAGCTGGGCGCCCAGGGCGTGATGCTGTCGGGCGACCCGAACGAGGGCGACATCCTCGGCAACGTACGCCCGCGCCCGATGCCTCCGGGCCGCGGCATCTTCGTGACGCGCCGCCGGGGGAATCCGCTGGTGCAGACGGGGCTGGTGGCGGAGTAG
- a CDS encoding pitrilysin family protein — translation MTSRSSATTARTSSEGRAVARTQTLLKGSNGIGTVRRTVLPGGLRIVTETLPSVRSATFGIWANVGSRDETPALNGATHYLEHLLFKGTAKRTALDISSAIDAVGGEMNAFTAKEYTCYYARVLDTDLPLAIDVVCDMLTGSLIAPEDVDAERGVILEEIAMTEDDPGDCVHDLFAHTMLGDTPLGRPVLGTVDTINALNRGQIARFYKKHYDPTHLVVAAAGNIDHATVVRQVRRAFEKAGALSRHDAVPMAPREGSRTLRTAGKVELLNRRTEQAHVVLGMPGLARTDDRRWALGVLNTALGGGMSSRLFQEVREKRGLAYSVYSYTSGFADCGLFGVYAGCRPSQVHDVLKICRDELDRVATHGLDDDEVARAVGQLSGSTVLGLEDTGALMNRIGKSELCWGEQMSVDDMLARIAEVTPDDVREVAGELLTHRPSLSVIGPLKDKQADRLEEAVS, via the coding sequence GTGACGTCCCGTAGTTCCGCGACGACGGCCCGCACCTCCTCGGAGGGGCGGGCCGTCGCCCGTACCCAAACGCTTCTCAAGGGCAGCAACGGCATCGGGACGGTCCGCCGGACCGTCCTCCCCGGCGGTCTGCGGATCGTCACCGAGACCCTGCCCTCCGTCCGGTCCGCCACCTTCGGCATCTGGGCCAACGTCGGCTCCCGCGACGAGACGCCCGCCCTGAACGGCGCGACCCACTACCTCGAACACCTCCTCTTCAAGGGCACCGCGAAGCGCACCGCCCTCGACATCTCCTCCGCGATCGACGCGGTCGGCGGCGAGATGAACGCCTTCACGGCGAAGGAGTACACCTGCTACTACGCGCGGGTCCTGGACACGGACCTGCCGCTGGCCATCGACGTCGTCTGCGACATGCTGACCGGCTCGCTGATCGCCCCCGAGGACGTCGACGCCGAGCGCGGCGTCATCCTCGAAGAGATCGCGATGACCGAGGACGACCCGGGCGACTGCGTGCACGACCTGTTCGCGCACACCATGCTCGGCGACACCCCCCTCGGCCGCCCGGTCCTCGGCACCGTCGACACGATCAACGCGCTGAACCGCGGCCAGATCGCCCGCTTCTACAAGAAGCACTACGACCCCACGCACCTCGTCGTCGCGGCGGCGGGCAACATCGACCACGCCACGGTCGTCCGCCAGGTCCGCCGCGCCTTCGAGAAGGCCGGCGCCCTCTCGCGTCACGACGCGGTCCCCATGGCGCCCCGCGAGGGCTCCCGCACCCTGCGCACCGCCGGCAAGGTCGAGCTGCTCAACCGCAGGACCGAGCAGGCCCACGTGGTCCTCGGCATGCCCGGCCTCGCCCGCACCGACGACCGCCGCTGGGCGCTCGGCGTCCTGAACACCGCCCTCGGCGGCGGTATGAGCTCCCGCCTCTTCCAGGAGGTACGGGAGAAGCGCGGCCTGGCCTACAGCGTGTACTCCTACACCTCGGGCTTCGCCGACTGCGGCCTCTTCGGCGTCTACGCGGGCTGCCGCCCCAGCCAGGTCCACGACGTGCTGAAGATCTGCCGCGACGAGCTGGACCGGGTCGCCACACACGGCCTGGACGACGACGAGGTCGCCCGCGCCGTCGGGCAGCTCTCCGGCTCCACCGTCCTCGGCCTGGAGGACACCGGCGCGCTGATGAACCGTATCGGCAAGAGCGAGCTGTGCTGGGGCGAGCAGATGTCGGTCGACGACATGCTCGCGCGGATCGCGGAGGTCACTCCCGACGACGTACGGGAGGTGGCGGGGGAACTCCTCACCCACCGCCCCTCGCTCTCCGTCATCGGCCCGCTCAAGGACAAGCAGGCGGACCGCCTCGAAGAAGCGGTCTCCTGA